GAAGATGAATGGCGCACGATGTTCGCGACCAATCTCGACGGCGTGTTCCACGCGTTCCAGGCTGCGGCAAAACACATGACCGACCGCGCCAATGCCGGCGACCCCTTTGGCCGGCTGGTCGCGACCTCGAGCCTCGCCTCGATCTTCGGCACCGCGCGCAACGAACATTATGCCGCGACGAAAGCTGCCATCAACGCGCTGGTGCGCGCGCTCGGCGTCGAGCTCGCCCGCCACGGCGTCACCGCGAACGCGATCCTGCCCGGCTGGATCAAGAGCGACATGACCGCGGGCATCATGGCCAACGAAAAATTCGTGGCCAATGTGATGCCGCGCATCCCGATGCGGCGCTTCGGCGAGGCCAGCGATTTCGGCGGCATCGCGGTGTATCTGATGAGCAAGGCGTCGTCGTATCACACCGCCGACACGTTCGTGATCGACGGCGGCTATACGGCGTTTTGATTCTTCGTAGCCCGGATGGGAGCGTAGCGTAATCCGGGACTTTCAAAAGCAAGTAAGACCCGGATTTCGCTACGCTCCATCCGGGCTACAACTCTGAGGGGGAAGGCAAATGTTTTCACATATCATGATCGGCACCAACGACCTCGACAGGGCCAAGACGTTCTACG
This genomic interval from Bradyrhizobium guangzhouense contains the following:
- a CDS encoding SDR family NAD(P)-dependent oxidoreductase, translating into MNLFDLTGRVAVITGGNGGIGLGIAQALAGQGCNISIWGRNADKNKAAAASMTGLSGKVDTRICDVTDPASVNAAMKATLDTFGRVDGCFANAGIGGGGRRSFIERTEDEWRTMFATNLDGVFHAFQAAAKHMTDRANAGDPFGRLVATSSLASIFGTARNEHYAATKAAINALVRALGVELARHGVTANAILPGWIKSDMTAGIMANEKFVANVMPRIPMRRFGEASDFGGIAVYLMSKASSYHTADTFVIDGGYTAF